The following are encoded together in the Humulus lupulus chromosome 5, drHumLupu1.1, whole genome shotgun sequence genome:
- the LOC133777572 gene encoding flowering locus K homology domain-like isoform X1, which produces MAEPGELPLNPMGSLVAPVHGSETGHSAAGKRHREEYPPGVMSPVGDGDESASKRLAKGQDVLFRIVVPSRQIGKVIGKEGCRIQKIREETKATIKIADAVARHEERVIIVNSKDSDNSVSDAENALQQIGSLILKEDDSRAEASKVGAGHVAANTIRLLIAGSQAGSLIGMSGQNIEKLRNSSGASITILAQNQLPLCASAHESDRVVQVSGDVSAVLKALEEIGCQLRENPPRQVISISPAYNYTTARPHQPYMDPTPTNLAADYVTLEMVISETLVGGLIGRCGSNISRIRNESGAKIKVYGGKGEQHQRQIQFGGSTQQVALAKQRVDEYIYSQLIQQAGGQQAATTILRQ; this is translated from the exons ATGGCTGAACCCGGTGAACTTCCCTTAAACCCCATGGGTTCCCTCGTGGCGCCGGTTCATGGATCCGAGACCGGTCATTCAGCTGCCGGGAAGCGCCACCGGGAGGAATATCCTCCGGGGGTGATGTCGCCAGTGGGCGATGGAGATGAGTCGGCATCGAAGCGGCTGGCCAAGGGCCAAGACGTGCTGTTCCGAATCGTTGTTCCGTCGAGACAGATCGGCAAGGTCATTGGTAAAGAGGGTTGCAGAATACAGAAGATTCGTGAGGAGACCAAAGCCACTATCAAAATCGCCGACGCTGTAGCG CGACATGAAGAAAGAGTGATTATTGTAAACTCTAAGGATAGTGACAACTCGGTTTCAGATGCTGAGAATGCTCTGCAGCAAATTGGGAGTTTGATTCTGAAG GAGGATGATAGCAGGGCAGAGGCATCCAAAGTTGGGGCAGGACATGTGGCTGCGAATACAATAAGGCTTTTGATCGCAGGGTCGCAAGCAGGTTCTTTAATTGGGATGTCTGGTCAGAATATCGAGAAATTAAGGAACTCATCTGGTGCTTCCATTACCATTCTCGCTCAGAATCAGCTGCCTTTGTGTGCTTCTGCTCATGAATCTGATCGAGTTGTACAA GTATCAGGTGATGTTTCTGCAGTTTTGAAGGCTTTAGAGGAGATAGGTTGCCAACTAAG GGAAAACCCACCTAGACAAGTGATATCTATCAGCCCAGCTTATAACTATACTACAGCCCGACCGCATCAACCTTACATGGACCCAAC GCCAACCAATCTTGCAGCTGATTATGTGACCCTCGAGATGGTGATATCAGAAACCCTGGTTGGTGGTTTGATTGGAAGGTGCGGCTCCAACATATCAAGGATTAGGAATGAATCTGGAGCAAAAATCAAG GTTTATGGTGGGAAAGGTGAACAACATCAGAGACAAATTCAGTTTGGTGGTAGCACCCAACAG GTTGCACTGGCCAAGCAGAGAGTTGATGAATACATATATTCTCAGTTGATCCAACAAGCTGGTGGTCAACAAGCAGC AACAACAATACTGAGGCAATGA
- the LOC133777572 gene encoding RNA-binding KH domain-containing protein PEPPER-like isoform X2 — translation MAEPGELPLNPMGSLVAPVHGSETGHSAAGKRHREEYPPGVMSPVGDGDESASKRLAKGQDVLFRIVVPSRQIGKVIGKEGCRIQKIREETKATIKIADAVARHEERVIIVNSKDSDNSVSDAENALQQIGSLILKEDDSRAEASKVGAGHVAANTIRLLIAGSQAGSLIGMSGQNIEKLRNSSGASITILAQNQLPLCASAHESDRVVQVSGDVSAVLKALEEIGCQLRENPPRQVISISPAYNYTTARPHQPYMDPTSADYVTLEMVISETLVGGLIGRCGSNISRIRNESGAKIKVYGGKGEQHQRQIQFGGSTQQVALAKQRVDEYIYSQLIQQAGGQQAATTILRQ, via the exons ATGGCTGAACCCGGTGAACTTCCCTTAAACCCCATGGGTTCCCTCGTGGCGCCGGTTCATGGATCCGAGACCGGTCATTCAGCTGCCGGGAAGCGCCACCGGGAGGAATATCCTCCGGGGGTGATGTCGCCAGTGGGCGATGGAGATGAGTCGGCATCGAAGCGGCTGGCCAAGGGCCAAGACGTGCTGTTCCGAATCGTTGTTCCGTCGAGACAGATCGGCAAGGTCATTGGTAAAGAGGGTTGCAGAATACAGAAGATTCGTGAGGAGACCAAAGCCACTATCAAAATCGCCGACGCTGTAGCG CGACATGAAGAAAGAGTGATTATTGTAAACTCTAAGGATAGTGACAACTCGGTTTCAGATGCTGAGAATGCTCTGCAGCAAATTGGGAGTTTGATTCTGAAG GAGGATGATAGCAGGGCAGAGGCATCCAAAGTTGGGGCAGGACATGTGGCTGCGAATACAATAAGGCTTTTGATCGCAGGGTCGCAAGCAGGTTCTTTAATTGGGATGTCTGGTCAGAATATCGAGAAATTAAGGAACTCATCTGGTGCTTCCATTACCATTCTCGCTCAGAATCAGCTGCCTTTGTGTGCTTCTGCTCATGAATCTGATCGAGTTGTACAA GTATCAGGTGATGTTTCTGCAGTTTTGAAGGCTTTAGAGGAGATAGGTTGCCAACTAAG GGAAAACCCACCTAGACAAGTGATATCTATCAGCCCAGCTTATAACTATACTACAGCCCGACCGCATCAACCTTACATGGACCCAACGTCag CTGATTATGTGACCCTCGAGATGGTGATATCAGAAACCCTGGTTGGTGGTTTGATTGGAAGGTGCGGCTCCAACATATCAAGGATTAGGAATGAATCTGGAGCAAAAATCAAG GTTTATGGTGGGAAAGGTGAACAACATCAGAGACAAATTCAGTTTGGTGGTAGCACCCAACAG GTTGCACTGGCCAAGCAGAGAGTTGATGAATACATATATTCTCAGTTGATCCAACAAGCTGGTGGTCAACAAGCAGC AACAACAATACTGAGGCAATGA
- the LOC133777572 gene encoding flowering locus K homology domain-like isoform X3, whose amino-acid sequence MAEPGELPLNPMGSLVAPVHGSETGHSAAGKRHREEYPPGVMSPVGDGDESASKRLAKGQDVLFRIVVPSRQIGKVIGKEGCRIQKIREETKATIKIADAVARHEERVIIVNSKDSDNSVSDAENALQQIGSLILKEDDSRAEASKVGAGHVAANTIRLLIAGSQAGSLIGMSGQNIEKLRNSSGASITILAQNQLPLCASAHESDRVVQVSGDVSAVLKALEEIGCQLRENPPRQVISISPAYNYTTARPHQPYMDPTPTNLAADYVTLEMVISETLVGGLIGRCGSNISRIRNESGAKIKVYGGKGEQHQRQIQFGGSTQQVALAKQRVDEYIYSQLIQQAGGQQAA is encoded by the exons ATGGCTGAACCCGGTGAACTTCCCTTAAACCCCATGGGTTCCCTCGTGGCGCCGGTTCATGGATCCGAGACCGGTCATTCAGCTGCCGGGAAGCGCCACCGGGAGGAATATCCTCCGGGGGTGATGTCGCCAGTGGGCGATGGAGATGAGTCGGCATCGAAGCGGCTGGCCAAGGGCCAAGACGTGCTGTTCCGAATCGTTGTTCCGTCGAGACAGATCGGCAAGGTCATTGGTAAAGAGGGTTGCAGAATACAGAAGATTCGTGAGGAGACCAAAGCCACTATCAAAATCGCCGACGCTGTAGCG CGACATGAAGAAAGAGTGATTATTGTAAACTCTAAGGATAGTGACAACTCGGTTTCAGATGCTGAGAATGCTCTGCAGCAAATTGGGAGTTTGATTCTGAAG GAGGATGATAGCAGGGCAGAGGCATCCAAAGTTGGGGCAGGACATGTGGCTGCGAATACAATAAGGCTTTTGATCGCAGGGTCGCAAGCAGGTTCTTTAATTGGGATGTCTGGTCAGAATATCGAGAAATTAAGGAACTCATCTGGTGCTTCCATTACCATTCTCGCTCAGAATCAGCTGCCTTTGTGTGCTTCTGCTCATGAATCTGATCGAGTTGTACAA GTATCAGGTGATGTTTCTGCAGTTTTGAAGGCTTTAGAGGAGATAGGTTGCCAACTAAG GGAAAACCCACCTAGACAAGTGATATCTATCAGCCCAGCTTATAACTATACTACAGCCCGACCGCATCAACCTTACATGGACCCAAC GCCAACCAATCTTGCAGCTGATTATGTGACCCTCGAGATGGTGATATCAGAAACCCTGGTTGGTGGTTTGATTGGAAGGTGCGGCTCCAACATATCAAGGATTAGGAATGAATCTGGAGCAAAAATCAAG GTTTATGGTGGGAAAGGTGAACAACATCAGAGACAAATTCAGTTTGGTGGTAGCACCCAACAG GTTGCACTGGCCAAGCAGAGAGTTGATGAATACATATATTCTCAGTTGATCCAACAAGCTGGTGGTCAACAAGCAGCGTAA